The genomic stretch CCTAGTGATAGCATTTACCTACCGTGCCATGAATACCCCCCCAAAGGGGGAGTACAGTGGCTCCCTCAATTCAGAGCGCTTTTGCTACTGTATTTGCTACTGTAGGAGTATGGCTGCCCCGTGACTTTTATCAACGGGAAGCCTTTACCCTTAAAATCACAACAGAAGAGTTACAACCAGGGGATTTAATCTTTTTCGGCATCTCCCGTGTAGCTCATGTGGCCCTGTATCTGAGGGACGACAAGTATATTCACAGTTCGGGGAAAGGGATGGGCAATGATGGTATTGCCATAAATGTGTTAAGAGGGGATGCAGATAAAGTCAGTGCTAACTACTATGGTCAACCGTAAAGTTACGGGCGGGTGATGGAAAGTCTTGTCTGAAAACCCCAAATAACACCCTACGTGGAGACAGATGGTGGTAATATAATAGCAAGAATAAACTCTAGAGTAAAAGAAAAGTATGGAACTAATGGTACTACTGGCCAAATTGCCAGAAGCGTATCAGGCTTTTAAGCCTTTGATCGACGTGTTACCTGTGATACCCGTGTTTTTCCTATTGTTGGCCTTTGTTTGGCAAGCCGCTGTAGGTTT from Geminocystis sp. M7585_C2015_104 encodes the following:
- a CDS encoding photosystem II reaction center protein K, coding for MELMVLLAKLPEAYQAFKPLIDVLPVIPVFFLLLAFVWQAAVGFR
- a CDS encoding C40 family peptidase, with amino-acid sequence MPPQRGSTVAPSIQSAFATVFATVGVWLPRDFYQREAFTLKITTEELQPGDLIFFGISRVAHVALYLRDDKYIHSSGKGMGNDGIAINVLRGDADKVSANYYGQP